The following are encoded in a window of Streptomyces sp. Go-475 genomic DNA:
- a CDS encoding alkaline phosphatase family protein, giving the protein MQVTRRRRRAGNGSSGVPGRRIGRRTMVTAGITAVAVAAAGTAFAQTHQFGTQRVGQITGQGQVLPSDQYIAPYGDRLVVNDGKIMSSSVSPDGTHLAASVTDGGSALAIVDLKSWKVQQLVGSSASSTPRISGDDVGQEGPTYSPDGKQLWLGQTDGYTRFTVQPDGSVASPTFIGIPADGAKHALVGEAVFSRDGSTVYSAVNGQNRVVALDAATGAIERSWAVGNAPRDMVEVGDRLYVSNEGGRPARPGDTTANSYGTQVPASPVTAATTTGTVSVIDLAKPDAPVGSIPVGLHPTALYARKGALFVTDTAGNDVSVIDTARDKVVQTIATQPWPQASVGYEPDAVTLTDDGHLLVTLGRANAVAVYRYTTPQEPVSYVGLLPTDYFPAEITTVGKQVVVSNTRGVDARRPTDSAGHGTHDTTSSVQHFTLPDDSVIRSETAKVFRQNGWTAGSVARSRGRSTAKPVPVPLRLGDPSTIKHVFLLVKENRTYDQVLGDMPQGNGDPALTEFGENVTPNQHALARQFGLYDNTYDIGTNSAEGHNWLMQADDPEYTESSAGEYARSYDTEDDALGHQRSGFLWTGAQAAGKSVRDFGEFQQFLTKPADASWQNLYCDAKAMDATGRGTAYALDSSSPIPSLNSVSVHGFPKFDTSVPDLYRYEIWKQDFEKHGPADLNMFWLSSDHTGGPASAAAQVADNDLATGRIVDEISHSTYWKDSAIFVVEDDSQAGLDHVDGHRAPIQIISPWARHGTVDSHYYSQITVIRTIEQILGIQPMNQKDSAATPMRGAFTRHADYTPFRALPNRTSLTDGLKTPPSCGADTPAPQDPGAAPVPAAKVPAGERSLAAQWDTWKSKQRLTGPNAVPDFANPAQMNHYTWYQTHNWAKPYPGESKLYAPQDVPGAYIPSAESDG; this is encoded by the coding sequence ATGCAGGTAACACGCCGCCGTCGGCGTGCCGGGAACGGCAGTTCCGGCGTTCCCGGCAGACGGATCGGGCGCCGGACCATGGTCACGGCGGGCATCACCGCCGTGGCCGTGGCCGCCGCCGGGACCGCCTTCGCGCAGACGCACCAGTTCGGCACCCAGCGCGTCGGCCAGATCACCGGTCAGGGCCAGGTCCTCCCCAGCGACCAGTACATCGCCCCGTACGGCGACCGTCTCGTCGTGAACGACGGCAAGATCATGTCGTCGTCGGTCAGCCCGGACGGCACCCACCTCGCGGCCTCGGTCACCGACGGCGGGAGCGCCCTGGCGATCGTGGACCTGAAGAGCTGGAAGGTGCAGCAACTCGTCGGCAGCTCCGCGTCGTCGACCCCGCGCATCAGCGGTGACGACGTGGGTCAGGAAGGCCCCACCTACTCCCCCGACGGCAAGCAGCTGTGGCTGGGCCAGACCGACGGCTACACCAGGTTCACCGTGCAACCGGACGGCAGCGTCGCCAGTCCGACGTTCATCGGGATCCCGGCGGACGGGGCCAAGCACGCACTGGTCGGCGAGGCGGTGTTCTCCCGCGACGGCTCCACCGTCTACTCGGCGGTCAACGGGCAGAACCGGGTCGTCGCCCTCGACGCGGCGACCGGGGCGATCGAGCGCAGCTGGGCCGTGGGCAACGCGCCGCGCGACATGGTCGAGGTCGGCGACCGGCTGTACGTCAGCAACGAGGGCGGCCGCCCGGCGAGGCCCGGCGACACGACCGCCAACTCGTACGGCACGCAGGTGCCGGCCAGCCCGGTGACCGCCGCCACCACCACCGGCACGGTCAGCGTCATCGACCTGGCGAAGCCGGATGCCCCTGTCGGCAGCATCCCCGTCGGTCTGCACCCGACCGCGCTGTACGCCAGGAAGGGCGCGCTGTTCGTCACCGACACGGCCGGCAACGACGTGTCGGTCATCGACACGGCACGCGACAAGGTCGTGCAGACCATCGCCACCCAGCCGTGGCCCCAGGCGTCGGTCGGCTACGAGCCCGACGCGGTGACCCTCACCGACGACGGCCACCTGCTGGTGACGCTGGGCCGCGCGAATGCGGTCGCCGTCTACCGGTACACCACCCCGCAGGAGCCCGTCAGTTATGTCGGGCTGCTCCCGACGGACTACTTCCCCGCGGAGATCACCACCGTCGGCAAGCAGGTCGTCGTCTCCAACACCCGTGGCGTCGACGCCCGCCGCCCCACCGACAGCGCCGGGCACGGCACGCATGACACGACGTCGAGCGTGCAGCACTTCACGCTGCCGGACGACAGCGTCATCCGCTCCGAGACGGCCAAGGTCTTCCGGCAGAACGGCTGGACCGCGGGCTCGGTCGCGCGGAGCCGGGGCAGGAGCACCGCGAAGCCGGTGCCGGTCCCGCTGCGGCTCGGCGACCCCTCGACGATCAAGCACGTGTTCCTGCTCGTCAAGGAGAACCGGACCTACGACCAGGTCCTCGGCGACATGCCGCAGGGCAACGGCGACCCGGCGCTGACGGAGTTCGGCGAGAACGTGACGCCCAACCAGCACGCGCTGGCCCGGCAGTTCGGGCTGTACGACAACACGTACGACATCGGCACGAACTCCGCCGAGGGCCACAACTGGCTGATGCAGGCCGACGACCCGGAGTACACCGAGTCCTCGGCCGGTGAGTACGCCCGCAGTTACGACACCGAGGACGACGCGCTCGGCCACCAGCGCAGCGGGTTCCTGTGGACCGGCGCGCAGGCGGCCGGGAAGTCCGTGCGGGACTTCGGCGAGTTCCAGCAGTTCCTGACCAAGCCGGCGGACGCCAGCTGGCAGAACCTGTACTGCGACGCCAAGGCCATGGACGCGACCGGGCGGGGCACCGCCTACGCCCTGGACTCGTCCTCGCCGATCCCGTCGCTCAACAGCGTGTCCGTGCACGGCTTCCCGAAGTTCGACACCAGCGTCCCGGACCTCTACCGGTACGAGATCTGGAAGCAGGACTTCGAGAAGCACGGCCCGGCGGACCTGAACATGTTCTGGCTCTCCAGCGACCACACCGGTGGTCCGGCGAGCGCCGCCGCCCAGGTCGCGGACAACGACCTCGCGACCGGCAGGATCGTCGACGAGATCTCGCACAGCACGTACTGGAAGGACTCGGCGATCTTCGTCGTCGAGGACGACTCCCAGGCCGGTCTCGACCACGTCGACGGTCACCGGGCCCCGATCCAGATCATCAGCCCCTGGGCCCGGCACGGTACCGTCGACAGCCACTACTACTCGCAGATCACGGTGATCCGCACCATCGAGCAGATCCTCGGGATCCAGCCGATGAACCAGAAGGACAGCGCGGCCACCCCGATGCGGGGGGCGTTCACCCGGCACGCGGACTACACGCCGTTCAGGGCGCTGCCCAACCGGACGTCGCTCACGGACGGCCTGAAGACCCCGCCGTCCTGCGGCGCGGACACCCCGGCTCCACAGGATCCCGGGGCGGCGCCCGTACCGGCGGCGAAGGTGCCGGCCGGCGAGCGGTCGCTGGCGGCGCAGTGGGACACCTGGAAGTCCAAGCAGCGGCTGACCGGCCCGAACGCCGTGCCCGACTTCGCCAACCCCGCGCAGATGAACCACTACACCTGGTACCAGACGCACAACTGGGCGAAGCCGTACCCGGGCGAGTCCAAGCTCTACGCCCCGCAGGACGTGCCGGGCGCCTACATCCCGTCGGCGGAGTCCGACGGCTGA